The nucleotide window GTGCGAGAGACGAGGCGAACGACTTAAGGAGATGAAAGCAGAGACAGAAGCCGCGATGAATGCAGGCGGCGCAACGCTAGGCGCCGAAAATGACATCGGGATGACAACCCGGCAGAACGGGGGCAGAAGCCCATCAATGCCAACCAAAAGTCGTCGTTCTGCGCAAGCCCCTCAACGCTAGGGAAACCCCCAAAGCCCGCCCAGCAAGGGATTGCGCGACGCTAAGCCCGTAGATGACCGCAGTTACCGGGGTTTTACCATCAAGAACGAGAAAGTACGCGGCATTGCACAACAAAATCGCCGCAAACCGTTGCCAGCACTGGCCCACAGGCCGCCGAAGGCTCTATAATGCGGCTGCCCGGCAAGTGCCGGCGTCCTCTCGAATCATCACGAGGCGCGATCTTCGGATCGGGTTTTTTCGATGTTCCGGGAAGACGACATTCTGGCGCGCGCCGCGTGCCTTATGGCGCGGATACAACACCGACACTCGCCAAATGGCGAAAGTGTTAGAGTTGTCGCCGGTATTCACCACCTCTCAAGGGAAACACACATGAACAAACAGGAACTGATCGACGCCGTCGCTGGTGTTACGGGTGCAAGCAAGGCTCAAACCGGCGAAACCATCGACGCTCTGCTCGAGACCGTCAAGAAGGCAGTCGCAAAGGGTGACGCGGTTCAGTTGATCGGCTTCGGCTCGTTCGGTTCGGGCAAGCGCGCTGCGCGTACCGGCCGCAACCCGAAGACCGGCGAAGCGATCAAGATCCCGGCTGCCAAGACCGTGAAGTTCACGGCTGGTAAGGCGTTCAAGGACGCCGTGAACAAGAAGTAAAACCAGTTGCGCGCAGGCCGGCCTCCGTGCCGGCCTATCTTTTTTGCTCGCGCTGCCGGTCTCCGGTTCGCAGCAAAGAGATACGTCTCACGTCACCCTCTCACGAGGACCACGACTGATGTGAGCTGCGCGCCTCGCGGGTGTCCTGCGCCGAATCACTTCGGGAACCGGGCGCCCGCGGTAGTCCCGCCGTTCCCGCAATTCCCGCAATTTGCACCACCCTCTGTACTGCCACTCGCAACAGCTTTTCCGACGCTCAACGCCTGGCCACCTATGCTATGGTGCGTGACATGACACGCGAGACGTCTGCGGCCAGCGCCGCCTCCCCCGAGAATTCCTCGCTTTCTGCGCGACCTGAATCCAACATCGGCACGCCGCTCGATATTGGACAGATGCGCCGAATGCCGGCACCCCATTTGCTCGTCAGTCTGGCGGCCGAATCGATTGCGCAGTGGCCGACACTCTCGGCCGCGCACGATGGCGCCGACGTCATCGCCCCCGAAGCCATCCACCACCTGCGCATTGCCACGCGCCGTTTGCGCGCGCTCGTCGACGTGTTTTCGCCGTGGTTGAAGCCACGCTGGCACCGCAAGCTCAAGCAGGAGTTGCACTGGCTGAGCCACGCCATGGGACCGGCCCGTGATGCCGACGTGCTGAGCGGCACGACATTGCCGGCGCTGCGCACCGAACACCCCGACCTCGACTGGGGTTCGGTCGACGCCTACGTGGCGAAGCTGCGCAGCGACGCCCACAGTCAGGCCGACGAGGCGCTGCTGAGCGAGCGTCAGGTGGCATTGCACCGCACGCTGAAGCGCGCGTTTGGCATTGACGAGCATGGCAGCACGGATGTACGCGCCGCCAAAGCGTTGCGACGTGCGTCGCGTACACCCGGCAAGCGGCCCCGCGCCGTGGCGAAGCACGCACGTGACGTGATTCGCGAGCGCTACGTTGCGTTATTTCCGGATTGTCGCCAGTTGGCGATGCTCGATACCGATCAGTTGCACGCGTTGCGCGTGAAGATCAAAAAGGCCCGCTACAGCGCCGAAGCGCTGACACCGTGGTTGCGCAAGTCGATGCGCACGCCCTATCAGGACACGTTGCGCGCCGCGCAGAACCTGCTTGGCCAGCTCAACGATGCCGCGGTCGCACAACAATTCTGCGAGTCGATGCCGCTCTCGCAAGCGCAGCGCGACGTGCTCACCGTACGCCTCGACACGTTCATCGTGAACGCCACCAGCCGAGCCGCCCACGTGCTGTGCCGGTTGCCCGATGCGGCCACGCTCGATCGCAGCATTCGCAAACGCTAAGCGCTGGACGCTGAACGAAAAACGCTGACGGGATTTCCGTCAGCGTCGTCAAACACCACCAAATTTCGCACAACGCTCCCACCCTGCCGGTGCCGGTGTCGATGCCGCGATGCCGGGAAATTGCGATATCGCGTTACAGCGCCCTCAGACCGTGCGCGTACGCAGCAGGCGCATGCCGTTGGCAATCACCAACAGGCTCGCGCCCACGTCGGCAAAGACGGCCATCCACAATGACGCTGCGCCCACGACAGCCAACGCGAAGAACACGGCCTTGATACCGAGCGCCATCGCGATGTTCTGCTTGAGGACCGTGGCGGCACGCCGCGAAAGCGCCAGAAAGGCCGGCAACTTGCGCAGATCGTCGTCCATCAGCGTGACGTCGGCCGTCTCCAGCGCGCTATCAGTGCCGGTGAGCCCCATGGCGAAGCCGACATCGGCCGCCGCCAGCGCCGGCGCATCGTTGATACCGTCGCCGACCATGCCGACATGACCGAATTCGGCACGCAACTGCGTGATCGCCTGCCACTTATCTTCCGGCAGCATTTCGGCCCGCACGTCGGTGACCCCGGCCTGCTCGCCGATGACCTGTGCTGTTGCGCGATTGTCGCCAGTCAGCATCACCGTCCGGATTCCCATCTGCGCCAGTCGCGCCAACGCTTCGCGGCTTTCTTCGCGCAAGGTGTCGGCAACGGCCAATACCGCCAGCGCCTGTGTTTCGCTCGCCAACACAATGGCCGTGCGAGCCTGCGCTTCCAGCCGCGTCAATTCGGCTTCGACACGCGCGTTGCAAACGCCGAGCGACTCGATGAGGCGATGGTTGCCCAAGTAGTACAGCGTCTGACCGATGCGGCCTTTCACGCCCATGCCCGGCAATGCCTCGAAGTCGGTGACCGAAGGCAACGGACCGAGGCCGGTCGCCTGATAGCCGTCGACAACCGCCCGGGCGATCGGGTGCGTCGTCTGCGCATCGAGCGCAGCCGCCAGCGTCAGGACGTCGTTGCGTGATGTTTCTGACGAATCTCCCAGCGGCACCACATCGGTCAGATGCGGCTCGCCGCGTGTGAGTGTGCCCGTCTTGTCGAGCGCTACCGCACGAATCAAGCGGCCGCTTTCGAGAAATGCGCCCCCCTTGATCAGAATGCCGGCACGCGCCGCCGCCGTCAGGCCGCTGACCACCGTCACCGGCGTTGAAATCACCAACGCACACGGGCAAGCGATCACCAGCATCACGAGCGCCTTGTAGATCCACGGCGTCCATGCGAGACCGAAGGCCAGCGGCGGCACAATCGCGACCAGCAGCGCGCAGAGCACCACCACCGGCGTGTAGATGCGCGAGAACTTGTCGACGAATCGCTGCGTCGGCG belongs to Pandoraea norimbergensis and includes:
- a CDS encoding HU family DNA-binding protein, encoding MNKQELIDAVAGVTGASKAQTGETIDALLETVKKAVAKGDAVQLIGFGSFGSGKRAARTGRNPKTGEAIKIPAAKTVKFTAGKAFKDAVNKK
- a CDS encoding CHAD domain-containing protein, coding for MTRETSAASAASPENSSLSARPESNIGTPLDIGQMRRMPAPHLLVSLAAESIAQWPTLSAAHDGADVIAPEAIHHLRIATRRLRALVDVFSPWLKPRWHRKLKQELHWLSHAMGPARDADVLSGTTLPALRTEHPDLDWGSVDAYVAKLRSDAHSQADEALLSERQVALHRTLKRAFGIDEHGSTDVRAAKALRRASRTPGKRPRAVAKHARDVIRERYVALFPDCRQLAMLDTDQLHALRVKIKKARYSAEALTPWLRKSMRTPYQDTLRAAQNLLGQLNDAAVAQQFCESMPLSQAQRDVLTVRLDTFIVNATSRAAHVLCRLPDAATLDRSIRKR